One Pantoea trifolii DNA segment encodes these proteins:
- the sdhC gene encoding succinate dehydrogenase cytochrome b556 subunit produces the protein MQLRTGGSKIKKSCVGKTVKKQRPVNLDLSTIRFPVTAISSILHRVSGVITFVALGILLWLLGLSLSSPEGFLQAASIMDSFFAKFIMWGILTALAYHVVGGIRHMLADFGFMEETLQVGTRSAQAAFVITVVLSILAGVLVW, from the coding sequence ATGCAACTCAGGACCGGAGGAAGCAAAATAAAAAAGAGCTGTGTGGGCAAAACCGTGAAAAAACAAAGACCTGTTAACTTGGATCTCTCGACGATCCGGTTTCCCGTTACTGCAATATCGTCCATTCTCCACCGCGTCTCCGGCGTGATTACCTTTGTCGCTCTCGGAATTCTGCTCTGGTTACTGGGTCTCTCCCTCTCTTCTCCTGAAGGCTTCCTGCAAGCGGCATCCATCATGGATAGCTTCTTCGCCAAATTCATCATGTGGGGCATTTTAACTGCGCTGGCTTATCACGTCGTGGGCGGTATTCGTCATATGTTGGCTGATTTTGGCTTTATGGAAGAAACCCTGCAGGTGGGAACCCGTTCCGCGCAAGCGGCTTTTGTTATCACTGTCGTGCTCTCAATTTTGGCTGGAGTCCTCGTATGGTAA
- a CDS encoding citrate synthase, protein MTDKKVTLTLQDNTSVELDVMQGTLGQDVVDVRALGSQGLFTFDPGFTSTASCESKITFIDGDEGILLHRGFPIDQLATHSNYLEVCYILLNGEAPTQAQFEEFRTTVTRHTMIHEQITRLFHGFRRDSHPMAVMCGVTGALAAFYHDSLDVNIERHREIAAFRLLSKMPTMAAMCYKYSIGQPFVYPRNDLSYAGNFLHMMFATPCEEYKVNPVLERAMDRILILHADHEQNASTSTVRTAGSSGANPFACIAAGIASLWGPAHGGANEATLRMLEEISTVDHIPEFVKRAKDKNDSFRLMGFGHRVYKNYDPRATVMRDTCHEVLNELGMKDDLLEVAMELEHIALNDPYFIERKLYPNVDFYSGIILKAMGIPSSMFTVIFAMARTVGWIAHWKEMHDEGMKIARPRQLYTGYTERPFTSALDK, encoded by the coding sequence ATGACAGATAAAAAAGTGACGCTAACCCTACAAGATAATACTTCTGTTGAACTGGACGTGATGCAAGGCACGCTGGGACAAGATGTTGTTGATGTCCGCGCCCTTGGCTCACAAGGCCTGTTCACCTTCGATCCCGGCTTCACCTCTACGGCGTCCTGCGAGTCTAAAATCACCTTTATTGATGGTGACGAAGGTATTCTGTTACACCGCGGTTTCCCGATTGATCAGCTGGCAACCCACTCTAACTATCTTGAAGTGTGTTACATCCTGCTGAATGGCGAAGCCCCGACCCAAGCCCAGTTTGAAGAGTTCCGCACCACCGTTACCCGCCACACCATGATTCACGAGCAAATCACCCGACTGTTCCACGGCTTCCGCCGCGATTCGCATCCAATGGCAGTAATGTGTGGTGTGACCGGTGCGCTGGCAGCGTTTTATCACGACTCTTTAGACGTCAACATTGAACGTCACCGTGAAATCGCAGCGTTCCGCCTGCTGTCGAAAATGCCGACCATGGCAGCGATGTGCTACAAGTACTCGATTGGCCAGCCGTTTGTGTATCCGCGTAACGACCTCTCTTATGCCGGTAACTTCCTGCACATGATGTTCGCCACGCCGTGCGAAGAGTACAAAGTGAATCCAGTACTGGAACGCGCGATGGACCGTATTCTGATTCTGCACGCCGACCATGAGCAGAATGCTTCAACCTCTACCGTGCGTACCGCAGGATCCTCAGGCGCAAACCCGTTTGCCTGTATCGCCGCCGGTATCGCTTCACTGTGGGGACCGGCGCACGGTGGTGCTAACGAAGCGACACTGCGTATGCTGGAAGAGATCAGCACCGTTGATCATATCCCTGAGTTTGTTAAACGTGCGAAAGATAAGAACGATTCGTTCCGTCTGATGGGCTTCGGCCACCGCGTGTATAAAAACTACGATCCCCGTGCCACCGTGATGCGCGACACCTGTCACGAAGTGCTGAACGAACTGGGCATGAAAGATGATCTACTGGAAGTGGCGATGGAGCTGGAACACATCGCGCTGAACGACCCGTACTTCATCGAGCGTAAACTCTATCCAAACGTCGATTTCTATTCAGGCATCATTCTGAAAGCGATGGGCATTCCGTCTTCCATGTTTACCGTGATCTTCGCGATGGCGCGTACCGTGGGTTGGATTGCACACTGGAAAGAGATGCATGACGAAGGCATGAAAATCGCCCGTCCGCGTCAGCTGTATACCGGTTACACCGAGCGTCCATTCACCTCGGCGCTGGATAAATAA
- the pcp gene encoding pyroglutamyl-peptidase I, translating to MKTVLMTAFEPFGGETINPSWEAVRTFDGKEIAGARIVVRQLPVVFATCGEVLTRALDEIQPDRVLCVGQAGGRADITVERVAINVDDARIPDNNQQQPIDQPIEADGPAAYFSTLPIKAMVAALREVGVPASVSQTAGTFTCNHVMYSLLHWIHTTNSKARGGFIHIPYMPEQAVHHPGVASMATSSVIKALETSLQVILSTENDIRVVGGATH from the coding sequence ATGAAAACGGTGTTAATGACGGCGTTTGAGCCTTTTGGTGGCGAAACCATCAACCCTTCGTGGGAAGCAGTGCGTACCTTCGACGGCAAAGAGATCGCCGGTGCGCGCATTGTGGTACGCCAGCTGCCGGTGGTGTTTGCCACCTGCGGTGAAGTGCTGACGCGCGCGCTGGACGAGATTCAACCCGATCGCGTGCTGTGCGTCGGGCAAGCTGGCGGTCGCGCTGACATCACGGTTGAACGTGTCGCGATCAACGTGGATGACGCCCGTATTCCGGATAACAACCAGCAGCAACCGATCGATCAGCCGATTGAGGCGGATGGCCCGGCGGCCTATTTCTCCACGCTGCCGATCAAAGCGATGGTTGCCGCGCTGCGTGAAGTAGGCGTACCGGCTTCGGTATCGCAAACGGCCGGCACCTTCACCTGTAATCACGTCATGTACAGCCTGCTGCACTGGATTCACACCACCAACAGCAAGGCGCGCGGCGGTTTTATCCACATCCCGTATATGCCGGAGCAAGCGGTGCATCATCCGGGTGTGGCCAGTATGGCCACTTCCAGTGTGATTAAGGCGCTGGAAACCTCGCTGCAGGTGATCCTGAGTACCGAAAATGATATCCGCGTCGTCGGTGGCGCCACGCATTAA
- the nei gene encoding endonuclease VIII, with the protein MPEGPEIRRAADQLAEAMVGKPLTDVWFAFPQLKTYEPALMDATINAFETRGKALLTHFSNGLTLYSHNQLYGVWRVVPTGTQPNTTRQLRVRLATADKTILLYSASDIELLNADTLAAHPFLQRVGPDVLDASLTVEEVRERLLSPRFRRRQFSGLLLDQAFLAGLGNYLRVEILWHAGLLASHRAQDLSEQQLTALSEAMLAVPRLSYQMRGSMKKYHEEAAFRFEVFHRQGKKCRRCGAAIEKGVLSSRPFYWCPGCQL; encoded by the coding sequence ATGCCTGAGGGACCGGAGATCCGCCGCGCGGCGGATCAACTGGCAGAGGCGATGGTCGGCAAACCACTTACCGATGTGTGGTTTGCCTTTCCACAGCTGAAAACCTACGAACCGGCGCTGATGGATGCCACCATCAACGCCTTTGAAACACGCGGTAAAGCGCTGCTCACCCACTTCTCCAACGGGCTAACGCTCTACAGCCACAATCAGCTGTACGGCGTGTGGCGCGTGGTGCCAACCGGCACGCAGCCGAATACCACGCGCCAGCTGCGCGTACGGCTCGCTACCGCAGATAAAACCATTTTGCTGTATAGCGCGTCGGATATTGAGCTGCTCAATGCTGATACCTTAGCGGCGCATCCGTTTTTGCAACGGGTAGGCCCGGATGTGCTGGATGCCAGTTTAACGGTGGAGGAGGTGCGCGAGCGTTTGCTGTCGCCGCGTTTTCGCCGTCGCCAGTTCAGCGGCTTGTTACTCGACCAGGCCTTTTTAGCCGGCCTCGGCAACTATCTGCGCGTGGAGATTTTGTGGCACGCCGGATTGCTGGCGTCGCATCGGGCGCAGGATCTCAGCGAGCAGCAGCTGACGGCATTAAGTGAAGCGATGTTGGCGGTGCCGCGTTTGTCGTATCAGATGCGTGGCAGCATGAAGAAATATCACGAAGAGGCAGCGTTTCGCTTCGAGGTGTTTCATCGGCAGGGCAAAAAATGTCGGCGGTGTGGCGCGGCTATAGAAAAGGGCGTGCTGTCATCGCGGCCGTTTTATTGGTGTCCGGGATGCCAGTTGTAG
- a CDS encoding DUF979 domain-containing protein, which produces MFQQQYLMWLAGVILLVVAVLSWRDSANPRRFTTGLFWALYGLIFLIGDGAYQLMGQWAGDAELGRRWLHIGVGVAVVLMALIAGFGGVRLGRYHQRSDEQKQESAKRLHNKLFLPALAIPLVTVIGVLAFNHIPGLQDSVFGPGNHSTLVTLFSMMIGCLLGWLIALKITHEKPLQSMQETRRLLDAVGWAFILPQILATLGLLFTSAGVGTAISHLTEQYLAVDNRLIAVAVYAVGMALLTMVMGNAFAAFPIVTAGIGIPILVLQHGGNPAVMAAIGMFSGYCGTLMTPMAANFNIVPARLLELPDRNAVIKAQVPTGVLLLVVNIFLLYFLMFL; this is translated from the coding sequence ATGTTCCAGCAACAATATTTGATGTGGCTGGCAGGCGTGATCCTGCTGGTGGTTGCCGTGCTTTCCTGGCGTGACAGCGCTAACCCGCGTCGTTTTACCACCGGCCTGTTCTGGGCGCTGTATGGTCTGATTTTCCTGATTGGTGATGGTGCCTATCAGCTGATGGGACAATGGGCGGGCGATGCCGAACTGGGCCGCCGCTGGTTGCATATCGGCGTGGGCGTGGCCGTGGTGTTAATGGCGCTGATTGCCGGTTTCGGTGGCGTGCGTCTGGGGCGTTATCATCAACGTAGCGATGAGCAGAAGCAGGAGAGCGCTAAACGCCTGCATAACAAACTGTTCCTGCCAGCGCTGGCGATTCCGCTGGTAACGGTGATTGGCGTGCTGGCGTTTAACCATATTCCCGGTTTGCAGGACAGCGTGTTTGGTCCAGGTAATCACTCCACATTGGTGACGCTATTCTCCATGATGATTGGTTGCCTGCTGGGCTGGCTGATCGCGTTGAAAATTACCCATGAAAAGCCGTTGCAGTCGATGCAGGAAACCCGTCGCCTGCTGGATGCGGTGGGTTGGGCGTTTATCCTGCCGCAGATTCTGGCCACGCTTGGCCTGCTATTCACCAGCGCCGGTGTCGGCACGGCGATTTCGCATCTCACCGAGCAGTATCTGGCGGTGGATAATCGCCTGATTGCCGTCGCGGTCTATGCGGTAGGTATGGCTTTGCTGACCATGGTGATGGGCAATGCGTTCGCTGCCTTCCCGATTGTGACCGCCGGCATTGGTATTCCGATTCTGGTGCTGCAACACGGCGGCAATCCGGCGGTCATGGCGGCGATTGGTATGTTCTCCGGCTATTGCGGCACGCTGATGACGCCGATGGCGGCCAACTTCAACATCGTGCCCGCGCGCCTGCTGGAGCTGCCGGACCGCAACGCGGTGATCAAAGCTCAGGTGCCAACCGGTGTGCTACTGTTGGTAGTGAATATTTTCCTGCTCTACTTCCTGATGTTCTTGTGA